In a genomic window of Penaeus monodon isolate SGIC_2016 chromosome 27, NSTDA_Pmon_1, whole genome shotgun sequence:
- the LOC119590838 gene encoding uncharacterized protein LOC119590838 (The sequence of the model RefSeq protein was modified relative to this genomic sequence to represent the inferred CDS: added 35 bases not found in genome assembly) encodes MKLVFIRVFVCSVLLLHGVSCRRRVSGRRRTNLEILSQSRISGSAQRTIDAWEQQEQQQQQQQQEKQQAIQSQNRWDGSWFQQRPVKDDCVFGYDLVPKNHIKPLLLKSDSSGFLYPEEEGEDRIVGVWAGASLTAACPGENNKLFLNGRRTATITCRGGRFHYGRRALSWENVGCAEKPSPSIREAGSCGLGGTTTVIGWDLKRGVFVPEIELCFNKEIETTLYSHHVVPGRHIGQKTVEPGRPSFKKADMFSVSVQNLYRIRRQKSLVQELLDDPSLLTGKGQHYLAKGHLTPDSDFVLEAEQDATYYYANAVPQWQAINNGNWKSLENSVRELAEKHGRNLDVWTGTQGVLELPGRRQRPVKVYLGLSDSKEIVPVPAYMWKVIYESYTNQAVAIVMANNVKDQGAADQAPPCEDICAWLSWVDWDVRDASSGRTYCCFVSDLKASFENVPDLGRVRLLSN; translated from the exons ATGAAGTTGGTTTtcattcgtgtgtttgtgtgcagtgTCCTTCTCTTGCATGGCGTTTCATGCA GAAGAAGAGTGAGCGGACGAAGAAGAACAAACTTAGAAATTCTATCCCAGTCAAGGATTTCAGGCTCTGCACAGCGAACCATCGATGCCTGGG GAGAAACAGCAAGCCATCCAAAGTCAGAATCGGTGGGACGGATCCTGGTTCCAGCAACGCCCTGTTAAAG atGACTGCGTCTTCGGCTACGATCTGGTGCCCAAGAACCACATTAAGCCACTCCTCCTGAAATCGGACAGCAGTGGCTTTCTTTACcccgaagaggaaggagaagacagaatcgtgggcgtgtgggcgggggcGTCTCTCACGGCCGCTTGCCCCGGGGAAAATAACAAGTTGTTTCTAAACGGACGACGGACGGCCACCATCACCTGCAGGGGAGGCCGATTCCACTACGGCAGAAGG GCCTTGAGCTGGGAGAACGTAGGATGCGCCGAGAAGCCGTCTCCTAGCATCAGGGAGGCTGGGTCCTGCGGGCTAGGaggcaccaccaccgtcatcggCTGGGACCTCAAAAGGGGAGTGTTCGTGCCAGAAATTGAACTCTGCTTCAACAAGGAAATCGAGACGACACTCTACTCGCACCATGTTGTTCCTGGCAG ACACATCGGCCAGAAGACGGTCGAGCCGGGTCGCCCCTCCTTCAAGAAAGCCGACATGTTCTCCGTCAGCGTCCAGAACTTGTACCGTATAAGGAGGCAAAAGAGCCTTGTCCAGGAGCTGCTGGATGACCCTTCTCTCCTCACCGGCAAAGGTCAGCATTACCTGGCCAAAGGTCACCTCACACCGGACTCCGACTTCGTGCTGGAGGCCGAGCAGGACGCGACCTACTACTACGCCAACGCTGttccgcagtggcaggccatcaacaacGGGAACTGGAAG AGCTTAGAAAATTCCGTGCGAGAGTTGGCCGAAAAACACGGGCGCAATTTAGACGTCTGGACAGGAACCCAAGGCGTCTTGGAGCTCCCGGGCAGAAGGCAGCGGCCAGTCAAGGTGTACCTCGGCCTCTCCGACAGCAAGGAGATTGTTCCTGTCCCTGCGTACATGTGGAAA GTGATCTATGAGTCGTACACCAACCAAGCCGTGGCGATCGTGATGGCCAACAACGTCAAGGACCAGGGAGCAGCAGACCAGGCTCCTCCCTGCGAAGACATCTGCGCCTGGCTCTCTTGGGTGGATTGGGACGTGCGGGACGCGAGCAGCGGAAGGACCTACTGCTGCTTCGTGAGCGACTTGAAAGCCTCCTTTGAGAATGTGCCTGACCTCGGCCGGGTTAGACTGCTCAGCAACTGA